A genomic stretch from Canis lupus familiaris isolate Mischka breed German Shepherd chromosome 17, alternate assembly UU_Cfam_GSD_1.0, whole genome shotgun sequence includes:
- the LOC119877130 gene encoding antimicrobial peptide NK-lysin-like: MASWALLLLASVLLATPGLTYSGLIPEDHDDLSTADICQEEQFFRRLAQEAAQGDQQFNQCDICRMIMTWLRTCVGPSQIQEAIQKATTAVCSKIPAVEKVCKDILTRVLCSVAQFFLNSDPSRDICVTFRLCRHQVGDQGAGTLLHPGEKHRVSSRHRQLLPS, from the exons AtggcctcctgggccctcctgctCCTCGCCTCGGTGCTCCTGGCTACCCCAG GTCTGACCTATTCTGGTCTGATCCCTGAGGACCATGATGACCTGTCCACGGCCGACATTTGTCAGGAAGAGCAGTTCTTCAGGAGACTGGCCCAGGAGGCTGCCCAG GGCGACCAGCAGTTCAACCAATGTGATATTTGTCGAATGATAATGACTTGGCTGAGGACTTGCGTGGGACCGTCCCAGATTCAG GAAGCCATTCAGAAGGCTACAACAGCGGTGTGCTCAAAGATTCCAGCGGTGGAAAAAGTCTGCAAAGATATCCTCACCAGAGTTTTGTGTAGTGTTGCCCAGTTTTTCCTGAATAGTGATCCCTCCAGGGATATCTGTGTGACCTTCAGGTTGTGCAGACATCAAGTAG GTGACCAAGGAGCTGGGACCTTACTCCACCCCGGGGAGAAGCACAGAGTCTCCAGCAGGCACCGCCAGCTCCTGCCTTCCTAA
- the LOC111090436 gene encoding antimicrobial peptide NK-lysin-like isoform X3 yields MASWALLLLASVLLATPGLTYSGLIPEDHDDLSTADICQEEQFFRRLAQEAAQGDQFNQCDICRMIMTWLRTCVGPSQIQEAIQKATTAVCSKIPAVEKVCKDILTRVLCSVAQFFLNSDPSRDICVTFRLCRHQVGVQVAGTLLHPGEKHRVSSRHRQLLPS; encoded by the exons AtggcctcctgggccctcctgctCCTCGCCTCGGTGCTCCTGGCTACCCCAG GTCTGACCTATTCTGGTCTGATCCCTGAGGACCATGATGACCTGTCCACGGCCGACATTTGTCAGGAAGAGCAGTTCTTCAGGAGACTGGCCCAGGAGGCTGCCCAG GGCGACCAGTTCAACCAATGTGATATTTGTCGAATGATAATGACTTGGCTGAGGACTTGCGTGGGACCGTCCCAGATTCAG GAAGCCATTCAGAAGGCTACAACAGCGGTGTGCTCAAAGATTCCAGCGGTGGAAAAAGTCTGCAAAGATATCCTCACCAGAGTTTTGTGTAGTGTTGCCCAGTTTTTCCTGAATAGTGATCCCTCCAGGGATATCTGTGTGACCTTCAGGTTGTGCAGACATCAAGTAG GTGTCCAAGTAGCTGGGACCTTACTCCACCCCGGGGAGAAGCACAGAGTCTCCAGCAGGCACCGCCAGCTCCTGCCTTCCTAA